The window TAAAAGGAGAGTGATTAAaaagtcaaaaacaaaaaagatggTCCCTAGAATCTATCAGAGGACGGAATGCAATTTAACCTGAGGCTTAAGGAAagataaaatgtgttaaatacagcTTTACTGCTGCACTATAAGATGATGCCAATGAATATGATTAACATGGAAATTATATCTAGATATATATTACAGTTTTAAATACAATGAATAGCCAGATTTCTAGCCTTGATCATgtgattatttaaaaatgtgttccaCTATGTCCAACATAATTTTGCCCTGGCATTCTAAAAACATTCCTTTTAAAGCTGATATTTGTGTGTTCTTTAAAGCAACACATCTTGCCCCACATGGATACAGCATTATTTTTCTAGATCCAAATCATTAGGGCTCGAAACCCTCAGGAGGACTACGAAACTCACCGCCAAGCTCAGCCAAAGGAAAGCCCTTGAGCTTTGCTTGCAGACTACCAACAATCAGCCTCATCTGGTCTTCAGCTCCCTGAAGAGATTTCAGCTCCATGGTATAAAAGACATACAGCATTGAGGTGGCCAGCAAGATGGCAACACACAACGCTGCCAGCATATAGAAAGAGATGCGGGGGAAAGGCTGATCTGTTCCCAGGGCCAACCAAGAGACGGCGACAATAGCCAGCTCCAGAAAGAGCAGAGCCAATCCCATGACTGCAGTACGTGCTGTTGTGTAGCGCATCCTCTCCGCACAGTGCAAACCCACTTTAACCTCAGTGCGAGCCTCTGTGACCATGTCAACCAGTTCGGCCACTTTTCCTTAAAGATGGAAAAGGGTGTAAGACAAAAAGCAAGAGACATTAATGTGTTTTGAGGCATAAGTAATTCAAAAATTAGCTGTTTTGTGCTTTACAAGAATTTGATTCCTTGACTTTGAGTTTGTACGGAATTATCTGGATTTCTCAAGTTTAGTTTATGAATTTCAACATGGCTATAACTGTACTGTGACTCATTTTGATGGAGCAGAGTGCTAGTGTACCTGCGGAACTGTTATGACTTTCTGATAATGTGTCAGCTGGAGTGCATGCCTTCAACCTCAAGTGAGTTGTTACAGCTTCATGGTCAGAATATGGGAAAGGCTGGTCAGCAACAGAGCCTTTGGTGGTACACATGAAATCACAAGAAATGTCTGCCTTGGAAGAACCCTGTGGGTTCAAAAAAGAGACATGAATAAGCTTGATTGAAAAAGAATTCAATAATGGACTACAGATGCGGCATAACAGTAAACCTCTCCAGACCTTAAACAGGATGTAGTCGATGCGAATTCCCTTGTCAAAGGGCCCGAGCTCCTTTTTACAGATGAAAGGATTCTCTGGGATTAAAGTCACACCGTTCTCACACCCCTGCAACACAAACCAGGATGCAGATCCCAAACAACTCACGGACAATTATGTATACTAAAGTGTGAATACCAACTCCCTACATCAAATTTAGATGTCTCCAAATATGAGTCTTTGAGTCCAGTTGAAGTCCTCAGTAGTCTACAGCCAAGATCCTGGGGGTGCATGTTCAGGTCCCCACCTAAAATGACCACATCTGCTCCAGCAGAAGTGTGGCTACCAGGAGAAAAACATGCCAATCCATGACGTCAAGGCTTTCAAGCTTTCTTCAATTTTGTTTACACAGCAACAGTGTTTGAACAATGGAGCGAGTACTGAGGTGAAAGCAGTATATATGTacacaagtaaacaaatgtaGCATTAAGAACTAAAGAATATGTGCACACACAGTACCggacaaactgctgcagctccCATGCCTGAACCACTCTGTGAGGCAGATAAGaatctctgtctctgcagtACTCAGCATGCAGCTAAAACACAAACGGACAGCAACAGTTAATCAATAACTGAATATACTGCACAGATAGACCTCAGAGCTGATGTTAGAAACCCTTACATGAGTGACATAGACATTGGCAGTCAAGCTGCCAATATTTAGGATGGCCAGCCCGACAGCTTTACCTCCAAACCAGTCCCCATGGTGTGcctaattatttttaaaaaaatcaggtAATAAGAGAGAAGAGGCTTTAACTTGCAGTTCCTGCAGTCAGCGACAATGACTTACCATATAAGGATAGCCATTCAGTGAATAGCGATAAAGTAATGCATCCTGGATTCTATGTTTAGAGAAAATGGCCAGTCCACTGCCGATGACTCCACTGCAGAAtgacaaaaaccaaaaacttgTGATTTGATGTGTACC is drawn from Takifugu rubripes chromosome 19, fTakRub1.2, whole genome shotgun sequence and contains these coding sequences:
- the smpd2b gene encoding sphingomyelin phosphodiesterase 2, with protein sequence MASTDSIGVRVFSLNCWGIRYLSKHVPQRYAMIGDMLSKEKHDIVLLQEVWSEKDYLFLKQKLSSCHPYSHYFKSGVIGSGLAIFSKHRIQDALLYRYSLNGYPYMAHHGDWFGGKAVGLAILNIGSLTANVYVTHLHAEYCRDRDSYLPHRVVQAWELQQFVRHTSAGADVVILGGDLNMHPQDLGCRLLRTSTGLKDSYLETSKFDGCENGVTLIPENPFICKKELGPFDKGIRIDYILFKGSSKADISCDFMCTTKGSVADQPFPYSDHEAVTTHLRLKACTPADTLSESHNSSAGKVAELVDMVTEARTEVKVGLHCAERMRYTTARTAVMGLALLFLELAIVAVSWLALGTDQPFPRISFYMLAALCVAILLATSMLYVFYTMELKSLQGAEDQMRLIVGSLQAKLKGFPLAELGGEFRSPPEGFEP